From the genome of Anopheles moucheti chromosome 3, idAnoMoucSN_F20_07, whole genome shotgun sequence, one region includes:
- the LOC128303775 gene encoding T-box-containing protein TBX6L-like, producing the protein MTADLMDLRMHHHLALQTEFYRMQMQRLPDPYPAMLPVPPPRPLMIPPRYNTLPDVDIKLQNRDLWSQFHKIGTEMIITKSGRRMFPSMRLSVNGLEAEENYFILLEMVPISDCRFKFSGSQWVPAGGAEPQSPQRIYFHPDGPALGSHWTSQPIVFNKVKLTNNTLDSNGHIVLTSMHKYQPRIHVIKASDATQIPWAPQQAFTFAETEFVAVTAYQNDRITKLKIDNNPFAKGFRETGQSRCKRKAGLLMSPDSGLGSRSSEEDDESDGQEMGPEAKRPRTSSLAGSLSSLDDSELSVSDGSSSGTSSPVVVDDFGSPVRPSPASMAASAFYQNHHPGMVMHAGLLAAHHPHHLSHAHPMLSQQPGAGSWMDLMFPSFARSQTGGSPSLEPSALVQAAQQLQQFARREFLPLPVPSPRTSINSSEEESPSRKQQQQQLPQHQLPFSISAILGHDR; encoded by the exons ATGACCGCCGATCTAATGGATTTACGGATGCACCATCACCTAGCGCTCCAGACGGAGTTCTACCGGATGCAGATGCAGCGTTTGCCCG ATCCGTATCCGGCGATGCTACCGGTACCACCGCCCCGTCCACTGATGATACCGCCGCGCTACAACACCCTGCCGGATGTGGACATCAAGCTGCAGAACCGCGATCTCTGGAGTCAGTTCCACAAGATCGGCACCGAGATGATCATCACCAAGAGTGGCCG CCGTATGTTTCCCTCGATGCGACTGTCCGTGAACGGGTTGGAAGCGGAAGAGAACTACTTCATACTGCTGGAGATGGTCCCGATCAGTGACTGCCGGTTCAAGTTCAGCGGGTCCCAGTGGGTACCGGCGGGCGGTGCCGAACCCCAGAGTCCCCAGCGCATCTATTTCCACCCCGATGGGCCAGCCCTCGGATCGCACTGGACCTCGCAGCCGATCGTCTTCAACAAGGTGAAGCTCACCAACAACACGCTCGACAGTAATGGACAT ATCGTTCTGACCAGTATGCACAAATATCAACCTCGTATTCACGTCATTAAAGCCTCAGATGCTACACAAATCCCGTGGGCCCCGCAACAAGCATTCACCTTCGCCGAGACGGAATTCGTCGCTGTAACTGCATATCAG AATGATCGCATTACGAAGCTGAAGATCGACAACAATCCATTCGCGAAAGGTTTCCGGGAGACGGGCCAGTCCCGGTGCAAGCGCAAGGCAGGGCTACTGATGTCCCCGGACTCCGGACTTGGAAGTCGCAGCTCGGAAGAGGACGATGAGTCTGATGGGCAGGAAATGGGCCCGGAAGCGAAACGTCCACGCACGAGCAGCCTTGCCGGTTCCTTGTCCTCCCTGGACGACAGTGAACTCTCCGTCAGCGATGGTTCGTCCAGCGGCACGAGCtccccggtggtggtggatgacTTCGGATCACCGGTGCGTCCTTCACCCGCGTCGATGGCCGCGAGTGCATTCTACCAGAACCATCACCCGGGCATGGTTATGCACGCGGGTCTGCTTGCCGCACACCATCCGCACCATCTCTCGCATGCCCATCCGATGTTGTCCCAGCAGCCCGGCGCAGGTTCGTGGATGGACCTGATGTTCCCTTCGTTCGCGCGATCACAAACCGGAGGGTCACCAAGCCTCGAACCGAGTGCCCTCGTCCAGGCCGCTCAGCAGCTGCAACAGTTTGCGCGCCGCGAGTTCCTTCCCCTGCCGGTTCCATCGCCGCGGACCTCCATCAACAGCAGCGAGGAGGAAAGCCCCAGcagaaagcagcagcagcagcagcttccaCAGCATCAGTTACCCTTCAGCATCTCCGCCATTCTTGGGCACGATCGGTAG